The segment acatgaCCAGAATCTGTTCAGTCTTCTCCATTACTGTGTCAGGGTTTAACAGTTGGATGGGTATGACGTTGCAACTGGTTCTGCAGTCTAGTTGAAATTTTACTGGCCTTTCTCCTAGCAGTATGGTTGCGAACAgttgtttttcttgtttgtCTCCCTCCTTTTGTGAACTGAGGATTTCTTGAAACGGTTCCTCTTCCATTTCTGCTACGCTATGTATTCCTTTCCAATGGGTCTCTTTTGTTTTGCATGTGGTTGCAAAATGGTTCAGCTTGCCACATTTTCTGCACTGCTTTCAATAAGCTGGGCAACTCTGTTTTTTTCCACTCATGCTGTTTTCCACAGAATTTACACTTAACTTTAGCTGATTGAGTTTGTTTGGCACTCTCGGTCTCTATAACTCTCTGAACTGTATGCACTTCTTCAGCTTTCTGTACTTCAATAGtcatcacattttcttttgacAGTTCTGATGCTCTGCATATTCTTACACATCTTTCAAGCGTCAGGTCAGTCTCTCTTAATAGGCGTTCTCTCACTTGCGAGTTCAATATGCCGCATACTATTCTGTCTCTAATCAGTCTCTTGCCGATCCAAAATTGCACGTGTCTGACAGCACTTTCAAATCAGTAACATTTTTATCAATCGTTTCACCTGAGTTCTGAtttctggagaaaaaccttagtCTTGTTGTCCGCATCTGCAAGCGATAAATCAATGTACAGGGAAAACTCCTCTTCCCATGCTTTCCAAGCTTTGGGTATGCACGTTGCATTCCAATCAAAATTCGCTAGCGGTTTCAGTCCGAATGCACCCTCCTTGATCGGCACTCCCTCTCTCGGTTACTTTCTCGATAACAAACTTAACTCAGTGTTTTACTTTTCTTCAGTAATTTACCGCTGCCACCATGTTATATGCTTGgttcttatttttaatcaattttctAATAAAGGATCTCACAACCGCATGCTTCCCAGTGCTTCCACTTTACTTCACGTGCTTGCGCATCTCTATGACATCACATACACAGGACTCACAAGTCAACCATACATGGTCTGTCACATCCTGCTGACCATAAATATAACATATTGTAACActtatatttgattttatttttcctcCATCATACACTTTAGCCTCATAGTAGCCTACtatgtttggttgctagggagtgactttgTAGCCGCcattgatgatactccaaagccTGCTTGtgagtatgaatgatataaaccaacccttATGCCTCTATAACATATGAATTTGAAAATATCCCTCTTTGGTTTTGGGTTGCTATGGTGCTCAgcaatggttgctagggcatggctcGATAGCTTCGCAATGCCCCTGcaagactgattggttgccagagtaaaatgagcccacccccatgtctctataatACTGTGCTCCAAAGATATCCATCTGGGCCTTTTATAATGTCAGTTTATGGAATCAGTAGCTCGGGAGGCCACCTCTCTACTGATCTACAGATATAACTCTCAACTTTAGTCAATGGAATTATTTTGGgtgattgctagggtgctgGATCAACAAACAAAATCTACAAAAGGACTCTTCAAACAAGtaataaacacacatacaatatacaatgaacaatatcaggACAAAAAATAGCGCAATAAACCATTCACAAGCAAACAACCAAAAAGCAAATGCGAACTGAGcaaaacagctggaaaaaagGAGGAGGAGATATGGGGTTTTAACCGGGGTGTTGAAAGATGATTGGCAGCGTGAACCAGGGACGTCATCAGAGTGACAGGCCAATGGACCAAAGGGATCTGGAACACACAAGACAAGACTACCACATATACATGCACATGACGCACACGCAgtgtatttgtgtttatttcatATTGTATATACTAAAacagaagagatgatcggttcacatGCCCTCTAcgatgcttaaatgagaacactagtgcactgtttatgaaggctatatctttaacaccaagcatatctgcagactctgttgattttctccttgattcttttaactcaaaagtacagaatgttattgataacattgctcctgtgaaagtcaggaaaaaaagcagacaaaaagcaccatggagaaactcaacagcagtgcaaaatatgaaaagacaatgcagaaaagctgagcgcatgtggcgaaagacaaaacttgaaatcaattataacatctataaagatattcttcatgctttcaatgtggaattaggcaaagctagacagaccttcttctcaaatattataaacagaaacttaaacaacacccgcactctttttgctacagtagagagactaacaaaccccccaagtcagattcccagtgaaatgctctcagacagcaaatgctgtgagtttgcttccttcttctctgagaaaattaataatatcagaaaggcgatcagcacatccttgagctgcactggggtaaaacagatcagatcacaacctcagaaagtagctattatgtctgatttcgaagcaattgatggtaaaattttggaagaaacagtacagcaccttaaaacatcaacctgcgcccttgacacacttcccacatcttttttcaaaagagtgttaaactgtttagaagcagatctcctagaagtggtaaatgcctcacttctctctgggacttttccaaaatccctgaaaactgcagttgttaagcccctcctgaaaaagagcaatctggataacaccgtattgagcaactacaggccaatctcaaatcttcctttcataggcaagatcattgaaaaagttgttttcaatcagctgaacaagttcttaagcttgaatggatactttgataactttcaatctggtttccgaccacatcacagcacagagacagcactcataaagataataaatgatattcgccttaaCACAGATACAGGGAAATTaacagtgctggttctacttgacctcagtgctgcgtttgacactgtcgatcacaacattcttcttgacaggctggaaaactgggttgggctttctgggatggtcctaaaatggttcaggtcatacttagaagggagaggttattatgtgagtatcggtgaccataagtctgagtggacatccatgatatgcggagtccctcaaggttcaatactcgcacccctcctgttcaacctatatatgctgccactgagccaaataatgagaaagaaccacattgcatatcacagctatgcagatgacacccagatttacctagccctatcacctaacgactacagccccattgactccctgtgccagtgcattgatgaaattaaaaattggatgtgtataaacttccttcagttaaacaaagacaaaactgaagtcattgcgtttggaaacaaagatgaagttttcaaagtgaatatgtaccttcactctaagggtcaaacaactaaaaatcaagtcaggaatcttggtgtgatcttggagtcagacctgagtttcagtagccatgtaaagacaataactaaatcagcgtattatcatctcaaaaatattgcaagaattagatgctttgtctccagtcaagacttacgcctgtttcacacataatccgTCTGCAGTGCGTGTGCGGTCCGTATGCAGTGCGTATGTGTTGCTGAAACAGGAAGCGGCCATTGTGCTTTCACACAGCACACGTTAGCAGTGCGTTACGAGATTCTCTAGTTTCGGCTTTACCAATACAACAATGGGTACGTTTTTTCTTATTCTGTGTGTCGTAAATGTAAATACATATTGTAAATGCTAAAAATATCGTGAAAAAGAATTATCAgcattattactttatttattttgcatgtaGTGCGTGTTGTTGACAAGAGAAAGGCCGTCGCGCTGTTTATGCTGTTACGAAGATTACGGAGGAGTAGAAGACGAGTGTGGGTTCACCCACTCAACCAGCGGAGAAGACAACTTGGAGCATATCACCACCTTGTCTCTGAACTTCGTCTCGACAGTGACCGGCACATTAAATACTTCAGAATGTCTGCTGAGCAAATGGATCAAGTTCTTTCTTTGGTTGGAGCAGACATCACAAGACAAACAACAACTTTTCGGTTGTCCATCGAACCAAAGCAGAGGCTTGCTGTTACACTGAGGTAAGGACAGTTTGAATACTTAAAAAGTACATGTGTACAGTAATAAATACAATGCTATGTTTctttaaatttgtatttattaatgtattttgcatatatttaaaatttacaaaTGAAATATTCAACAAGTGTAGttataacaaatatataataCGTATAGTATATTACTTAACTATCTGAAGTGTAATATTCTAATCAGTCTTGCACATatggaaaaaaatttaaatataagattaataacAGCAACACTGCACACCTTGAAAAGAACATGAACGTAATAACTTATTGGCATGACCTAAatgaacaaatattaaaatattgcaCACATattaataattcacaataaGCCAATAAGTGTAGTGTACATGTAACATTTCAGAACTAAGGTAACTGATGGTAAACAGCACCGGAATCCTGTTCTAATCTATGGTGATGGTAGGATGTAGTTGGGGTGACACATGGTGTGGGTGATGGGTCTGGACATTGTGGCAGGAGGTAATGGGGTGGATTGGCTGAAATCCTGGTGTTTGGGTACGTGACAACACAGGGCCAGCTTGAGTGGCTTGATGTTGTTGATTTTCATCGTCTAACTCCAAATTTGAAAGGTAATTGAGGATATGGATCTGTGCCCTATTTCGGTTCCTCGGATGAAGCCTGCTTAGTTTAGGCACTAAACTGAGTGCAAAGTAGTACATCTCATCCTCCTGTCTTGGTACATGTGGTGGAGCAGTAGTTGTTGGTTGAGTGATAATATCCAGAAGTTGTTGTTCAGTTGGACTAGGTGAATCAACTCTTCTCCTTTTTTGTCTCTGTCGACCTTCATTCCTTATTGACTGCACTCTGGGATGTAGGGCGGGTGTATCAGGTACTTGTGTTGATAGTGGAGGAGTACACGTGCCTTGGAGTGGTGTGGGGGCTGGAGATATTTGACTTTCCAGTGCAGGTGTTGCTGGCCTTTGCATAGCAGTAAAGGGACTTTGTGATCTGCTTAGCTGGCAGATCTCTGCATCAACATCCTCCTCAGCCACACTCATATCCACTGGTTCATCCTCCAGTTCCAAAGTGTTTTTTGAACTGAAATAATAACAGGTGTTATTAATTGTACATGTACAATGTAATATAGCTATGcattttgaaaacatttaatcattattaaaaaaaggtaCTTCTGAAATGTTACAAGTATTGTTTCCAATACGTTGTTGAGTTATAATGTCAACATCTGACATATACTAACCTTCTGACTTGCATATGGGGCAACAGGAAAGACATCACTCGTTCATACTTCCACTCCTTGACAGTGCCACCAGCAGAACCACTAggcattttcttttgttttttacttctTACAAAAGCATCTCTTAACAGCCTCCATCGTCGCTTGCATTCAGTAACTGAAATAGAaagtacatttataatttaatacattgttgTTTCTTTTGTTCACAGATTCCTTGGCACAGGGGAAAGTTTCAGCAGTCTAGCATTTCAATATAGGCTCGGGATAAGCACCGTGGCTCAATCtgtgcacatgacatgcagagcAATTGAGCGGAAAATGATGGCCTCACAGTTTCCTAAACCAACAGAGGAAATGTGGCAAAATATTGCTTCAAAGTTTTGGGAGAAATGGAATTTTCCTAATTGCATGGGTGCAATTGACGGAAAACACATCACCTTAGTGTCACCAGCACATTCAGGGAGCTTGTATTTTAATTACAAGGGAACATTCTCTATCGTCCTCCTTGCACTGGCTGATGCTGAGTACCGATTCACTTTTCTGCAAGTGGGTGACTTTGGAAGAACAAGCGATGGAGGAGTGTATAGTGGTTCAGCACTTGGACGAGCAATGGAGGCCAAAACGTTGTCTGTGCCTGCTGACTGCCCTTTGCCAGGGTCTGGAGCGCAAGGGCCAATGCCATACACCATGGTGGGAGATGCGGCATTTCCTCTCAAGACATATTTGATGAGGCCATTTCCTGGGAGGCAAATTCCACAATGGCGACGCATTTTTAACTACAGATTGTCTCGGGCACGAATGGTTATTGAGTGTGCATTTGGCATTCTTGCATCCAGATGGAGGGTTCTCCACACAAAGATGAATGTGAAGCCATCGAATGCTGATTCTGTGGTCACTGCAGCCTGCATTCTCCACAACTTCCTCCTGAATCCTTCCGAGAACCAAAGGTGGCTGGATGAGGCTGAAGAAAGAGGGGAAGTGCTACCATGTGTGAGAAATATGGGTGGCAATAGGGGATGCAGGGAAGCCTATGATGTACGCGAGAGGCTTTGCACATTTTTCAACTCCCCAGAAGGCTGTGTTTCCTGGCAAGAACAGATGATCTAGACTTGTATTATCATAATCAAAGAATTTGAAAATAGTCCTGCGTTGAACGTACAGGACATGTTGACTTGTAAATAgttatatttttgtgtgtggtggtagaaaaaaaattatggaaAATTGTTGAAAggaaaaatagtaaaaaatataaaatactttaaatagtTCTTGTCTCATTTTGTGTAAGGACAAATGTTTAGTTTTTcataacatgaaatattgaatatacatatttgtacaaaaatatttcctttatttttttcaatctaaatacattaatgttaatcttaATATATAACTGTTCATATATTTGTCTGCCTGAATACATGGAAGTAAATCCAAATATTTAtgattataaatatacacatgacagtgacgtgacataaagccaagtatggtgacccatactctGAATTCGTGCTCTGTATTTAACCCATCCAAagtccacacacacactgtgaacacacacccggagcagtgggcatcATTTATGCTGCGGCGCCTGGGGAGCAATTGGAGGTTcagtgccttgctcaagggcacctcagttgtggtaTTGCCAGCCcgagactcgaacccacaacccTAGGGTTAGGAGTCAAACTCTCTAACAATTAGGCCACAAGTTCCCCATTGACATTGATAATAtgcaatttttacttttattatattaagaACATAGACATTTAAACTAAAAATTGCATTTCTATATTCAAAATGtagaaatgtataatatttactaaaatgaaaaatcaTCAAAATAGTAATGTGTACTCcagatttatatttatacattatgtACACTTTCAACATACTTATTTAGATGTACATTGATACATTAAGACGTTTTATAACAACCTCATGGTCTGCCCTATATAAATTACatgtaaaaacatacaaatgtaTGTACAACGAGCTATTTAATGCGTAAACTTAAATGTATACACCTACAtgctaatgacaaaaaaaagataGCAACACTACTGTATTCACGAACAACACATAGGCTTTACAGCAATAATATGTTTGTAATCATTTTGAAAAACCATAAACATAAATAACGTAATGTTATATTCTTTACGCTTATATATTGACAGTTGCTGGAGTAGTTTAGTACacataaacatgacacaaagatTTGAAAACTTACTGTCGACACCAACAGCCGACGAAACTGCTTCCCATGCCTTTTCCTTTGTAGTCAAATCTTTGTACAATGCATTCTGCGGGTCATACAGAAGTTTGTGTTTTTCGACCTCAACGATGAGCCGAGTGTCATCCATGT is part of the Chanodichthys erythropterus isolate Z2021 chromosome 11, ASM2448905v1, whole genome shotgun sequence genome and harbors:
- the LOC137030229 gene encoding transcription factor Adf-1-like, yielding MDDTRLIVEVEKHKLLYDPQNALYKDLTTKEKAWEAVSSAVGVDITECKRRWRLLRDAFVRSKKQKKMPSGSAGGTVKEWKYERVMSFLLPHMQVRSSKNTLELEDEPVDMSVAEEDVDAEICQLSRSQSPFTAMQRPATPALESQISPAPTPLQGTCTPPLSTQVPDTPALHPRVQSIRNEGRQRQKRRRVDSPSPTEQQLLDIITQPTTTAPPHVPRQEDEMYYFALSLVPKLSRLHPRNRNRAQIHILNYLSNLELDDENQQHQATQAGPVLSRTQTPGFQPIHPITSCHNVQTHHPHHVSPQLHPTITID